Proteins encoded in a region of the Halobacteriovoraceae bacterium genome:
- a CDS encoding ABC transporter ATP-binding protein yields MPHRLGHSLLKLIALQLKDYAHYYIFALITLILTHYIQSHLPFMAKEIADLIEKGSHEFPFIALLLLALGIILFRTSSRLLFFYPARVMQRNLRVEILEKLEETIPERYRNYSDGQIFQTVYNDFEQIRTLVGFALLQFGNIVIACAILIPKLSSLSPKLLIALSPMLITFLIFTLIVSNNRKYFKASQDMAAEVQNHIMESYKGKATIKNYQAEKAFLEIFRTHSFKELYNSFKGGISISISMPLIPLGVGLSLIWGAMIIKDLDLGTTHLITFSGFSFLFLEPLMFVSWIGVVTVSALASWKRIRELLIILETQSDLEKKLKMNNSDVQKKTEFEFNLNFWDKTLKVVIPKNKISVLIGKTGCGKSEILKQIALCLKQEGVQTSYVSQAPYLYNDRLTDNIFLGHIPTDEQLKQAKWLLELFELTYINRDLSELMKMEIGENGKRLSGGQSKRLALIRSLILPSQVIIWDDPFSSVDVILEKSIFLKLKESNIFQGKTVIMCGHRLTTVKHADNLIYLCHENDSVGILEQGSVEKLLSIKNGPSYEFFEKQMV; encoded by the coding sequence ATGCCTCATAGACTTGGTCACTCATTATTAAAACTTATCGCATTGCAATTAAAAGATTATGCTCATTACTATATTTTTGCTTTAATTACACTTATACTCACTCATTATATTCAAAGTCATCTCCCTTTTATGGCCAAAGAAATAGCCGACTTAATAGAAAAGGGGAGTCATGAATTTCCCTTTATCGCGCTACTTTTACTTGCTCTTGGAATAATTCTTTTTCGTACAAGTTCAAGACTACTTTTTTTCTATCCGGCCAGAGTAATGCAACGCAATCTTAGAGTAGAAATACTAGAAAAACTAGAGGAGACAATTCCTGAACGTTATAGAAACTATTCAGATGGACAGATTTTTCAAACAGTCTATAACGACTTTGAACAAATTAGAACCCTAGTTGGATTTGCTCTTCTCCAATTTGGTAATATTGTAATCGCTTGTGCAATCTTAATACCTAAACTATCGTCCCTTTCTCCAAAACTTTTGATTGCACTTTCTCCTATGCTCATAACATTTTTAATTTTTACACTCATAGTTTCAAATAATAGAAAATACTTTAAGGCATCTCAAGATATGGCCGCAGAAGTTCAAAATCATATTATGGAGTCATATAAGGGGAAGGCCACTATCAAAAATTATCAGGCCGAAAAAGCTTTCCTTGAAATTTTTAGAACTCATAGTTTTAAAGAACTATATAATTCATTTAAAGGCGGCATTAGTATATCCATCTCGATGCCTCTTATTCCATTAGGAGTAGGACTTTCTCTGATTTGGGGAGCAATGATTATAAAAGATCTTGATTTAGGAACAACACATTTAATAACTTTTTCAGGTTTTTCATTTTTATTTTTAGAACCACTTATGTTTGTCTCGTGGATTGGTGTTGTCACAGTGAGTGCTCTAGCATCTTGGAAGAGAATTAGGGAACTTCTTATTATTTTAGAAACTCAAAGTGATCTTGAAAAGAAATTAAAAATGAACAACTCTGATGTTCAAAAGAAGACTGAGTTTGAGTTTAATTTGAATTTTTGGGATAAAACCTTGAAAGTCGTGATTCCTAAAAATAAAATAAGTGTCCTAATTGGCAAAACTGGTTGTGGGAAATCTGAGATTCTCAAACAAATCGCTCTTTGTTTGAAACAAGAAGGAGTTCAAACATCTTACGTCTCTCAGGCCCCCTACCTCTATAATGATAGGCTTACGGACAATATATTTTTGGGGCATATACCAACAGATGAGCAACTGAAACAAGCAAAATGGCTCTTAGAACTTTTTGAACTAACCTATATTAATCGGGATTTATCAGAATTGATGAAAATGGAAATAGGGGAGAATGGAAAGAGGCTTTCTGGAGGACAGTCAAAAAGATTAGCATTGATAAGGAGTTTGATCCTACCGAGTCAAGTCATCATTTGGGACGACCCGTTTTCATCTGTAGATGTCATCCTAGAGAAAAGTATATTTTTAAAATTAAAAGAGTCTAATATTTTTCAAGGAAAAACAGTTATCATGTGCGGGCATCGACTCACAACGGTTAAGCATGCAGATAATTTAATTTATCTTTGTCACGAAAATGATTCTGTAGGAATTTTAGAACAAGGTAGTGTTGAGAAATTATTATCAATAAAAAATGGGCCTAGTTATGAGTTTTTCGAAAAACAGATGGTTTGA
- a CDS encoding alpha/beta fold hydrolase, which yields MTIKLKKIDLNLRTWTTSAFIFSPSEEVEHKKTLAIMTHGYTSHKGSILNWPTRLAEEGISSVLFDLPGHYLGSSNEVEDFSEFTEHVHKFFNIAYKRFIEQSNSNITQLVLCGHSLGALLSLKALQLEEFETMNKYSICVGLGSAPEKDTHIFNTSFYKSTLNIRSQLVSPQIHPDLVFPWIKNEKENINLSNQKVILITGQDDLVVPEDGTEKFAKILQEQGNSIQVLRPSKLPHHQPELASGHIKSAVIKNLN from the coding sequence ATGACAATTAAATTAAAAAAAATAGATCTCAATTTGCGCACATGGACAACTTCCGCTTTCATTTTTTCCCCTTCAGAGGAAGTTGAACATAAAAAAACTCTTGCAATAATGACACATGGTTATACATCTCATAAGGGGTCTATTCTAAACTGGCCAACAAGACTTGCAGAAGAAGGAATTTCTTCAGTGCTATTTGATTTGCCAGGTCATTATCTTGGCAGTTCAAACGAAGTTGAAGACTTTAGTGAATTTACTGAACATGTTCACAAGTTTTTTAATATTGCTTACAAACGTTTTATTGAGCAATCAAATTCAAATATTACTCAACTTGTTTTATGCGGGCACTCACTTGGCGCTCTTTTGAGTCTAAAGGCACTCCAACTCGAAGAATTTGAGACAATGAACAAATACAGTATTTGTGTTGGACTTGGAAGTGCCCCAGAGAAGGATACGCATATTTTTAATACTTCTTTTTATAAAAGTACTTTGAATATTAGATCTCAACTTGTTTCTCCACAAATTCACCCTGATTTAGTTTTTCCTTGGATAAAAAATGAAAAAGAAAATATTAATCTTTCTAATCAAAAAGTAATTTTGATAACAGGACAAGATGACTTAGTTGTCCCAGAAGATGGAACAGAAAAGTTTGCAAAGATCTTACAAGAACAAGGAAATAGTATACAGGTTCTTCGTCCAAGTAAACTTCCACATCACCAACCTGAACTTGCAAGTGGACACATTAAGTCAGCTGTTATTAAGAATCTAAATTAA
- the pyk gene encoding pyruvate kinase: MRRAKIVATLGPSSNSIEMIEKLIRNGMNVARVNMSHGSYDDHRKLIQTIRSASKKTGWEVAILLDLQGPKIRVDKLSENLTLKEGETWVIGETKLKKNYPEYENCFIPTNYEKLVNDTESGMRVLFDDGLIIAKAIQKDREVLKIEIITGGILKSNKGINLPDADVSAPSFTQKDRSDLMFGLENMVDYVALSFVRRASCIQEVKGIIHALKQRVPVVAKIEKPQAIDNIDEIIDVADVIMVARGDMGVELGNHLVPQVQKKIIGKCNDKGVPVITATQMLESMINNPTPTRAEASDVANAIWDGTDAVMLSGETAAGKYPVEAVKMMSSIIIEAERVPKERPYMRNMDLSSVNSATMVAASLIAEKTNAKRILAVTQTGNSCLKLSRFRPKTSVLGVTNEIKTVRRMCLMWGVTPFLLDEYDEDDSELEYEVIERVKKFQELKNGDKLVITRGDGQFFSRGTSNSVRVEIIKDANKEYGSNDDILSVEFSKGRILLDTNVCASCQNCVQICPHQIWQVKDNESRDTYIKKENVEKCTFDMECVRVCPSGAIEISSND; encoded by the coding sequence ATGAGAAGAGCAAAAATTGTGGCCACTTTGGGTCCATCAAGTAATTCTATTGAAATGATTGAGAAACTTATCCGAAATGGAATGAATGTTGCCAGGGTCAATATGAGTCATGGGTCGTATGACGACCACCGAAAATTAATTCAAACAATCAGATCAGCTTCTAAAAAAACAGGTTGGGAAGTTGCAATTCTTCTCGATTTACAAGGTCCAAAAATTAGAGTTGATAAACTTAGCGAAAATCTCACGTTAAAAGAAGGAGAAACTTGGGTTATTGGTGAAACAAAGCTAAAGAAAAATTATCCTGAATATGAAAATTGTTTTATTCCTACAAATTATGAAAAATTAGTCAATGATACAGAATCTGGAATGCGAGTTTTGTTTGATGATGGACTTATAATTGCTAAAGCAATTCAAAAAGATAGAGAAGTTTTAAAAATAGAAATTATTACTGGAGGAATTTTAAAATCCAATAAAGGAATAAACTTACCCGATGCAGATGTTTCTGCTCCTAGTTTCACACAAAAAGATCGTTCAGATCTCATGTTTGGACTGGAAAACATGGTTGATTATGTTGCTCTATCTTTTGTAAGGCGCGCTTCTTGCATTCAAGAAGTCAAAGGTATTATCCATGCTCTAAAACAAAGGGTGCCAGTTGTTGCAAAGATTGAAAAACCTCAAGCAATAGATAATATCGATGAGATTATCGACGTTGCAGATGTGATTATGGTTGCCAGGGGGGACATGGGAGTTGAACTTGGAAATCATCTTGTTCCACAAGTCCAAAAAAAGATCATTGGAAAATGTAATGATAAAGGAGTACCAGTAATTACTGCTACTCAAATGCTAGAGTCAATGATTAACAATCCTACTCCTACTCGGGCCGAAGCTTCTGATGTTGCAAATGCAATTTGGGATGGTACAGACGCAGTGATGCTCTCGGGAGAAACTGCTGCAGGCAAGTATCCTGTTGAGGCCGTGAAAATGATGAGCAGTATAATTATTGAGGCAGAAAGAGTCCCTAAAGAAAGACCCTATATGAGAAATATGGACTTATCTAGTGTCAATTCTGCAACAATGGTCGCAGCATCCCTCATCGCAGAGAAAACAAATGCTAAAAGAATTCTAGCAGTTACTCAAACAGGAAATTCATGTTTGAAACTTTCACGATTTCGACCTAAAACGAGTGTCTTAGGTGTGACAAATGAGATTAAAACTGTGAGGAGAATGTGCTTGATGTGGGGAGTGACACCTTTTTTATTAGATGAATATGACGAAGATGATTCAGAATTAGAATATGAAGTGATCGAAAGGGTAAAGAAGTTTCAAGAATTAAAAAATGGTGACAAGCTTGTTATAACGAGGGGAGATGGACAATTTTTTTCTAGAGGGACTTCTAATTCCGTTCGTGTTGAAATTATTAAAGATGCAAATAAAGAATATGGATCAAACGATGATATTTTATCGGTTGAATTTTCCAAAGGAAGAATTCTGCTAGACACAAATGTATGTGCTTCTTGTCAGAACTGTGTACAGATTTGCCCTCACCAAATATGGCAAGTAAAAGACAATGAATCTAGAGACACATATATTAAGAAAGAGAACGTTGAAAAATGCACTTTTGACATGGAATGTGTTAGAGTCTGTCCTTCTGGAGCAATTGAGATTTCAAGTAATGATTAA
- a CDS encoding DsbA family protein — translation MKKTKFLLVLPLAIMAIFSCTKEVVSQTKYIFKGPSTNKLVAKSKTFQINEAEFYKDIRSDIYEAEMKVFEIKMNRLKSLVLEKLVMNDPQRKNMTNDQFMDEFIAKGISVKPSDIDDFVKERKIPSTHLNEQMKERIKSFLELEKKKEAVEKWVAQKVGDAGIEVFLDEPQRPIFKVDAGNAPFLGDKDAKVTIVEFSDFQCPFCQKGAEIMTEIKKKYGNKVKIVFKNFPLPFHNNALIAAQSALCAHEQDSKNFWKMHDVMFADQAKLSESDLKESAKKLALDMTKFESCLSSKKYEKQVQMDMEEGKNIGVKSTPTFFVNGKLINGAHPVEVFSELIDQEL, via the coding sequence ATGAAGAAGACTAAGTTTTTACTTGTCCTACCATTGGCCATAATGGCGATTTTCTCTTGTACAAAGGAAGTTGTTTCACAAACAAAGTATATATTCAAAGGGCCATCTACAAACAAACTAGTGGCCAAGTCAAAAACATTTCAAATAAATGAGGCAGAGTTCTATAAAGATATTCGTTCGGATATTTATGAGGCCGAAATGAAAGTTTTTGAAATTAAAATGAATCGCCTGAAATCACTAGTTTTAGAAAAACTAGTGATGAATGATCCACAAAGAAAAAATATGACAAATGATCAATTTATGGATGAGTTCATTGCTAAAGGAATTAGTGTAAAACCATCTGATATCGATGATTTTGTTAAAGAAAGAAAAATTCCCTCAACTCATTTAAATGAGCAAATGAAAGAAAGAATTAAAAGTTTTTTAGAACTTGAAAAGAAAAAAGAAGCAGTTGAAAAATGGGTTGCACAAAAAGTGGGAGATGCTGGAATAGAAGTTTTTCTAGATGAACCTCAAAGACCTATCTTTAAAGTAGATGCAGGAAATGCACCCTTTTTAGGAGACAAAGATGCAAAGGTCACGATTGTAGAATTCTCTGATTTTCAGTGCCCATTTTGTCAGAAAGGTGCTGAAATAATGACGGAAATTAAGAAAAAATACGGAAATAAAGTAAAAATAGTTTTTAAAAATTTCCCATTACCTTTTCATAATAATGCACTTATCGCAGCACAATCAGCATTATGTGCTCATGAACAAGATTCAAAAAACTTTTGGAAAATGCATGATGTAATGTTTGCAGATCAGGCCAAACTTTCAGAGTCTGATTTGAAAGAAAGCGCTAAAAAATTAGCTCTTGATATGACAAAGTTTGAATCTTGTTTAAGTTCAAAAAAATATGAAAAACAAGTTCAGATGGATATGGAAGAGGGAAAAAATATAGGTGTGAAATCGACACCAACCTTTTTCGTTAATGGTAAATTAATTAATGGAGCTCATCCTGTTGAGGTCTTTTCTGAGCTAATTGATCAGGAATTATAG
- the queG gene encoding tRNA epoxyqueuosine(34) reductase QueG, with protein MNKELIAQIIQPYIETNEFISDWGIANNHIPISYNRFENWISENKHGPLKYLSDERKDKRKSLKEIFPDAKSVLMFAFDYSIDKHKLNNFNHSKDSNGLKISSYTLGFKGLDYHQIVKSYLTEIMQLLSKSIRGLECKLTLDTSPVLERDFAYQAGLGWFGKNSMLISKKKGSFQILGGIILNIEIEVEQKNEPDHCGQCTRCICACPTLAIDPLTRTIDSSICISTFTIEIFKDVEPPQGYNHSNGAFFGCDICQEVCPWNKRLLRNENISEMYDFSNSNETKNIHKYLLTPEIPNVIDWLENISNREFRRIFKNTPLERTGRVGILKNIKALNLDS; from the coding sequence ATGAACAAAGAGTTAATTGCACAAATTATACAACCTTATATTGAAACCAACGAATTCATATCAGATTGGGGAATTGCAAACAACCATATTCCAATATCTTATAATAGATTTGAAAATTGGATTAGTGAAAACAAGCATGGCCCATTAAAATATTTGAGTGATGAAAGAAAAGATAAACGTAAATCACTTAAGGAAATCTTTCCTGATGCCAAAAGCGTATTAATGTTTGCTTTCGATTATTCAATCGACAAGCATAAATTAAATAATTTTAATCATTCTAAAGATTCAAATGGTTTAAAAATTTCTTCATATACTCTAGGATTCAAAGGTCTAGATTACCATCAAATTGTGAAAAGTTATCTTACGGAAATAATGCAATTGTTATCAAAGTCAATCCGTGGACTTGAATGCAAGTTAACTTTAGATACATCACCTGTTCTTGAAAGAGATTTTGCATATCAGGCGGGGTTAGGTTGGTTTGGAAAAAATTCGATGTTAATTTCAAAAAAGAAAGGTAGTTTTCAAATTTTAGGTGGAATAATTCTTAATATCGAGATTGAAGTTGAACAAAAAAATGAACCTGATCATTGTGGGCAATGTACCAGATGCATCTGTGCTTGTCCCACTTTAGCGATTGATCCATTAACCAGGACTATCGATTCTTCTATTTGCATCAGTACTTTTACTATTGAAATTTTTAAAGATGTTGAACCTCCTCAGGGTTATAATCATTCTAATGGTGCATTTTTTGGATGTGATATTTGCCAAGAAGTATGTCCATGGAATAAACGTCTTCTAAGGAATGAAAATATTTCAGAAATGTATGATTTCAGTAATAGTAACGAAACAAAAAATATCCATAAATATCTTCTTACACCTGAAATTCCCAATGTCATTGACTGGTTGGAAAACATTAGTAATCGAGAATTTAGAAGAATTTTCAAAAATACCCCTCTTGAAAGAACGGGAAGAGTAGGAATTCTCAAAAATATCAAAGCTCTTAATTTAGATTCTTAA
- a CDS encoding DMT family protein, whose product MLKPIGLLLVSNIFMTMAWYGHLKNMSTKPLWFVIIISWGIAFFEYCFQVPGNKIGHQYFSLPQLKVIQEVITMTVFAVFCLTYMKVPLSKNFAYASICLIMAVFFIFRDLPKS is encoded by the coding sequence ATGTTAAAACCAATTGGACTTTTACTTGTATCAAATATCTTTATGACAATGGCCTGGTATGGACATCTAAAAAATATGTCCACTAAACCTCTTTGGTTTGTCATTATAATAAGCTGGGGAATAGCTTTCTTTGAATATTGCTTTCAAGTCCCTGGTAACAAAATTGGACATCAATACTTCTCTCTTCCACAGCTTAAAGTCATTCAGGAAGTCATAACGATGACAGTTTTTGCAGTTTTTTGCCTAACTTATATGAAAGTACCTCTCAGTAAAAACTTTGCATATGCCTCAATCTGTTTAATTATGGCCGTTTTCTTTATCTTTAGAGATTTGCCAAAGTCTTAA
- a CDS encoding ABC transporter ATP-binding protein produces MSFSKNRWFEFIQFKNSSLVFSGILISFVLSIITGLFVPGFIAKLGETYSNGSSFNQSLQNLGLLLIVIYLNRVLYQLIINYFVRELVASVRSKLYEKWITSYEIKTSGMQKDDKFPMGEVIARIISDTESFRDLVTSGSFGIVIDILFVISGLIGFIKLNFTSGIFLGVIELLAAFGLIFGSKYMRDIFQKVRAARGKVSRAVANVVGGLGEAHYMDNQKYASKKGSFYFDDFLKKQLMANVWDASFYSLAESLFPVFLVLIVLIFPYSKITETAVIIAIIDLIQRSIGPIKDIASKIANIQRAITGFNRISEFQDHLDEGAHSPLEHKELNINFKELKINIKHFSYSGNSAEFSLDDIEFSGSKGELIGLVGLSGSGKSTVLNILSGNIIPKEGEIKISSDKEVLSFPGETIEDIINYRYLVGIVSQDSHIFTKPMYFNLTLSDNDNPDFYKFWDFVCEQIPYVKIWNEYLQKELNTNELSLGQKQLICALRACFLKRPIVLFDEISSALDSNLEEALRKVILLVQKQSLTIIVAHRFETIIQANKIVILEKGRKVGEGVHDNLIKTHPTYQQFISHLTH; encoded by the coding sequence ATGAGTTTTTCGAAAAACAGATGGTTTGAATTTATTCAATTTAAAAATTCATCGCTTGTTTTTTCAGGAATTTTAATTTCTTTTGTCCTCTCTATTATTACAGGGTTATTTGTTCCAGGGTTCATCGCAAAATTAGGTGAAACATATTCGAATGGGAGCTCGTTTAATCAATCTTTACAGAACTTGGGACTTTTATTAATCGTAATCTACTTGAATAGAGTTCTCTATCAATTGATCATAAACTACTTCGTCAGAGAATTAGTTGCCTCTGTTCGCAGTAAACTTTATGAAAAATGGATCACTTCTTATGAAATTAAAACGAGTGGTATGCAAAAAGATGACAAGTTTCCGATGGGAGAAGTTATCGCAAGAATTATCTCTGATACTGAATCTTTTAGAGATTTAGTGACTTCAGGTAGTTTTGGTATAGTTATTGATATTCTTTTTGTTATTTCAGGATTGATTGGTTTTATTAAACTCAATTTTACCTCTGGAATATTTTTAGGAGTGATTGAATTACTTGCGGCCTTTGGTCTTATTTTTGGCTCAAAATATATGAGAGATATTTTTCAAAAAGTTAGGGCCGCTAGAGGAAAAGTTTCACGGGCCGTTGCCAATGTTGTTGGTGGGCTAGGTGAAGCTCATTACATGGACAATCAAAAATACGCTAGTAAAAAAGGTAGTTTTTATTTCGATGACTTCCTTAAAAAACAATTGATGGCCAATGTTTGGGACGCCTCTTTTTATTCACTCGCTGAATCATTATTTCCGGTATTTTTAGTGCTTATTGTTCTTATCTTTCCCTACTCAAAAATCACAGAGACTGCCGTTATTATTGCCATTATTGATCTTATTCAAAGGTCCATAGGCCCGATAAAAGATATTGCTTCAAAAATTGCTAATATTCAAAGAGCAATAACGGGGTTTAACAGAATTTCAGAATTTCAGGATCATCTAGATGAAGGGGCCCATTCTCCACTTGAACATAAAGAACTGAATATCAATTTTAAAGAACTTAAGATCAATATCAAACACTTCTCTTATAGTGGAAATAGTGCAGAGTTTTCTCTTGATGATATTGAATTTAGTGGTTCAAAAGGTGAACTGATTGGCCTTGTCGGACTTTCTGGTTCAGGTAAGTCAACAGTGCTTAATATTTTATCAGGAAATATTATACCAAAAGAAGGTGAGATTAAAATATCTAGCGACAAAGAAGTTCTCTCTTTTCCCGGAGAAACAATTGAAGATATTATTAACTACCGATATCTCGTGGGCATTGTTTCTCAAGATTCTCATATCTTTACAAAACCAATGTATTTTAATCTAACTCTAAGCGATAATGATAACCCAGATTTTTATAAATTTTGGGATTTTGTCTGTGAACAGATACCATACGTGAAAATTTGGAATGAATATTTGCAAAAAGAACTAAATACTAATGAACTTTCTTTAGGGCAAAAACAACTCATTTGTGCTTTGAGAGCATGTTTTCTCAAAAGACCGATTGTGTTATTTGATGAAATATCTTCTGCCCTTGATTCAAATTTAGAAGAAGCTCTTCGCAAAGTTATTTTATTAGTCCAGAAACAAAGCTTAACAATTATTGTGGCCCATCGTTTTGAGACGATAATTCAGGCCAATAAAATAGTCATTTTAGAAAAAGGACGTAAAGTGGGAGAGGGGGTGCACGATAATTTGATCAAAACTCATCCTACTTATCAGCAATTTATATCACATTTGACTCACTAA
- a CDS encoding GNAT family N-acetyltransferase, producing MKEKLNPFIRIAIPGEEASIHNAHMKSIREICVLDHGEHEVKGWGNRALGDRWINEIEKGEVFIVEFQKEIHGLGHIKLIEDESTRYGFIQALYFTSEVIGLGLGKKMVDTLILKAQTWNVSDIKLESTITAHGFYKKIGFHDDGNVKKVEVGGSFVTCFPMVLHLNGNKKTI from the coding sequence TTGAAAGAAAAACTTAATCCCTTTATACGTATTGCTATACCAGGAGAAGAGGCCTCAATCCATAATGCTCATATGAAATCAATTAGAGAAATATGTGTACTCGATCACGGTGAACATGAGGTTAAAGGATGGGGTAATAGGGCCTTAGGAGATCGCTGGATTAATGAAATTGAGAAAGGAGAAGTTTTTATTGTTGAATTCCAAAAAGAAATTCACGGACTCGGCCATATAAAACTGATCGAAGATGAAAGTACAAGATATGGTTTTATACAAGCACTTTATTTCACTTCAGAAGTAATTGGACTTGGACTTGGAAAAAAGATGGTTGATACACTCATCCTAAAAGCTCAAACATGGAATGTCTCAGATATTAAACTAGAGTCAACTATCACGGCACATGGTTTTTATAAAAAAATTGGTTTTCATGATGATGGTAATGTCAAAAAGGTTGAAGTTGGTGGAAGTTTTGTCACTTGTTTTCCTATGGTTCTTCACCTCAATGGAAATAAGAAAACAATTTAG
- a CDS encoding SRPBCC domain-containing protein, with translation MAKANRDNELRIVRILNSPIDLVWNAYTQVEHQKHWWGPRGFIISTKSKDLSPGGQWIYTMHGPDGVDYPNIATYHVVEKNSKLIYDHGATENTPPLFRVEVTFEEVQKKTVMDMTMRFETPEMRKEIEIFIKQANGDSTWDRLGEYLEFIQNKKDIFIINRCFETNLSEMFNLWANPENFSRWMGPTGSQLDFLSVNVKVDGTSHYMMTSDTGEIMYGLIEYKEIDDSHKLVYLQSFCDENKNICKPPFAPIWPDKMKTTVFFTDEGDGNIRITLEWEIEGEATEEERKVFNAAKPGMTVGWNGSFDKLESCLKN, from the coding sequence ATGGCAAAAGCAAACAGAGATAACGAATTGAGAATAGTCAGAATTTTAAATTCTCCAATTGATTTAGTATGGAATGCATATACTCAGGTAGAACATCAAAAACATTGGTGGGGTCCAAGAGGATTTATTATTTCAACGAAAAGTAAGGATCTTAGCCCTGGTGGACAGTGGATCTATACAATGCATGGCCCTGATGGGGTAGATTATCCAAATATTGCAACTTACCATGTTGTCGAAAAAAACTCTAAACTTATTTATGATCATGGAGCGACAGAAAATACACCACCATTATTTCGAGTTGAAGTAACCTTTGAGGAAGTTCAAAAGAAAACAGTGATGGATATGACTATGAGATTTGAAACACCTGAAATGAGAAAGGAAATTGAAATATTCATAAAACAAGCAAATGGTGATTCAACTTGGGATAGATTGGGAGAATATTTAGAATTTATTCAAAATAAAAAAGATATTTTTATTATTAATCGATGTTTTGAAACCAATTTATCTGAAATGTTTAATCTTTGGGCCAATCCAGAGAATTTTTCTAGGTGGATGGGCCCCACAGGAAGTCAATTAGATTTTTTATCAGTGAATGTAAAAGTAGATGGAACTTCTCATTATATGATGACAAGTGATACAGGCGAAATAATGTATGGACTTATTGAGTATAAAGAAATAGATGACTCCCATAAATTAGTCTATTTACAAAGTTTTTGTGACGAGAATAAAAATATTTGTAAACCTCCTTTTGCTCCCATCTGGCCAGATAAAATGAAGACAACAGTATTTTTCACAGATGAGGGGGATGGAAATATTAGAATTACTCTTGAGTGGGAAATTGAAGGTGAAGCAACAGAAGAAGAACGTAAAGTATTTAATGCAGCTAAACCAGGAATGACTGTCGGGTGGAATGGTAGTTTTGATAAATTAGAGAGTTGTTTAAAGAACTGA